A window of the Paraburkholderia sp. ZP32-5 genome harbors these coding sequences:
- a CDS encoding ABC transporter ATP-binding protein yields the protein MLRMRSEGAGYADTLVSSMGLSAQAETGARDARARMNAPDDFILRAVDLVHQYGTVTALDHVSLDVKRGEFLTILGESGSGKTTMLRVISGLEKVSHAAQLTLDGVDVRDVPAAKRNCTTVFQSYALFPHMSVEENVGYGLKLRGVPKDEARRQATDALSMVRLSGKGTRRIGQLSGGERQRVALARAIVTRPAILLLDEPLGALDEKLRYDMQAELVDIHRALGMTFIYITHSQEEALTMSDRIMLMRRGRIEQCGTPEDLFDRPASRFAAEFMGFDNVLPCTVLAVSENGEARVDFNGTVLSGVCASGANFKEGDSALFAVRAERLAPILNEQTQRAGNVIACAPADHIYRGKYTDQTARMADATRLKIRSWDQSATPGQFDAVTCRAQDCVILSH from the coding sequence ATGTTGAGAATGCGCAGCGAAGGCGCGGGATATGCCGACACGCTGGTGTCTTCGATGGGTTTGTCCGCTCAGGCGGAAACGGGCGCCCGCGACGCGCGTGCACGTATGAACGCGCCAGACGATTTCATTCTGCGAGCTGTCGATCTGGTCCATCAATACGGAACCGTCACCGCGCTCGATCATGTATCGCTTGATGTAAAGCGCGGTGAATTCCTCACGATTCTCGGTGAAAGCGGCTCGGGCAAAACCACCATGCTGCGCGTGATTTCCGGTCTGGAAAAGGTGTCGCACGCGGCGCAGTTGACGCTGGATGGCGTCGATGTGCGCGACGTGCCCGCCGCGAAGCGCAACTGCACGACGGTGTTCCAGAGTTACGCGCTGTTCCCGCATATGTCCGTCGAGGAAAACGTCGGCTATGGATTGAAGCTGCGTGGCGTTCCGAAGGACGAAGCGCGCCGTCAGGCGACCGATGCGCTGTCGATGGTGCGGCTCTCGGGCAAGGGCACTCGCCGCATCGGGCAGCTTTCGGGCGGTGAACGTCAGCGCGTGGCGCTGGCACGCGCGATCGTCACGCGTCCCGCCATTCTGCTGCTCGACGAACCGCTCGGCGCACTCGACGAAAAGCTGCGCTACGACATGCAGGCGGAACTGGTGGATATCCATCGCGCACTCGGCATGACGTTCATCTACATCACGCACAGCCAGGAAGAAGCGCTGACGATGAGTGATCGCATCATGCTGATGCGACGCGGGCGCATCGAGCAATGCGGCACGCCGGAGGATCTGTTCGACCGGCCCGCGAGCCGTTTCGCCGCGGAATTCATGGGCTTCGACAACGTGCTGCCGTGCACGGTGCTCGCCGTTTCCGAAAACGGCGAGGCACGTGTCGATTTCAACGGCACGGTGCTGTCAGGCGTTTGCGCGTCGGGCGCAAATTTCAAGGAGGGCGACAGCGCGCTCTTCGCCGTTCGCGCCGAACGCCTCGCGCCGATCCTCAACGAGCAGACGCAGCGCGCGGGGAATGTCATCGCGTGCGCGCCGGCCGATCACATCTATCGCGGTAAATACACGGATCAGACGGCGCGCATGGCGGATGCCACGCGGCTCAAGATCCGTAGCTGGGATCAGAGCGCGACACCTGGCCAGTTCGATGCCGTGACATGCCGCGCGCAGGATTGCGTGATTCTTTCTCACTAA
- a CDS encoding TCP-1/cpn60 chaperonin family protein: MQVASTSTIVTGAPARALISRALSIGARAIGSSLGPGGRGLLFDGGSGGPLHSASGLDIARRVTEQSGAASVALRILRDALWQVQRDLEDGTARVACIAAATYAQATKHVASGVSPALLNKAMQQLQLELPALVDDVRADNADRYDIAMSACAQDDIARAVSDAFATLPAKGAIDVQQGDDAQLCFERYTGYCLDVSPEAVGASVQERGLRFEMDSVHVLVVNEVLGEFGPLARILEQFALHGKSLVIVARGFEGAARDTLIANRAGLRMHVLGLVPSEAGIEAMHLLDDLCAATGATVISEETGTSISLVRPSMLGFASRLVVESGRAVFSGANGNEEVVRSRRSLLTSQALAQRYLALDRERLERRAARLAGEWAILRVGGPTRWEAQHRADGARAALAALAAADASGVVAGGGQALCAVGASLEAMRGQHVSDARRAALDCIAVGCRAVALHIDRNAGATGHDRYRPVDPLSTTLAILQHAVSVAATMLTVEVLIC; encoded by the coding sequence ATGCAAGTGGCCAGCACATCGACCATCGTGACGGGCGCGCCAGCGCGCGCGCTGATTTCGCGTGCGTTGTCCATCGGCGCGCGGGCGATCGGATCGTCGCTCGGGCCGGGCGGTCGCGGCTTGCTGTTCGACGGCGGCTCGGGCGGACCGTTGCACAGCGCGTCGGGACTCGATATCGCGCGGCGCGTGACCGAGCAATCGGGCGCGGCGTCGGTTGCGCTGCGGATACTGCGTGACGCGTTGTGGCAAGTCCAGCGCGATCTCGAAGACGGCACGGCGCGCGTCGCGTGCATCGCGGCGGCGACGTACGCGCAGGCGACGAAGCATGTCGCGTCGGGCGTATCCCCCGCGCTGCTCAACAAAGCGATGCAGCAATTGCAGCTCGAATTGCCTGCGCTCGTCGATGACGTGCGTGCCGATAACGCGGATCGCTACGACATCGCTATGAGTGCCTGTGCGCAGGACGATATCGCGCGAGCGGTGAGCGACGCTTTCGCGACGTTGCCGGCAAAAGGCGCGATCGACGTGCAACAAGGCGACGATGCACAACTGTGCTTCGAACGGTACACGGGCTACTGTCTCGACGTGAGTCCCGAAGCCGTCGGCGCATCGGTGCAGGAGCGAGGCTTGCGCTTCGAAATGGACAGCGTGCATGTGCTCGTCGTAAATGAAGTGCTGGGCGAATTTGGCCCACTCGCGCGCATCCTCGAACAATTCGCGCTGCACGGCAAGTCACTCGTGATCGTCGCGCGCGGCTTCGAAGGCGCGGCGCGCGACACGCTGATCGCCAATCGCGCGGGACTGCGCATGCATGTGCTGGGACTCGTGCCGTCCGAAGCGGGCATCGAGGCGATGCATCTGCTCGACGATCTTTGTGCTGCGACGGGCGCTACCGTCATCAGCGAAGAGACCGGTACTTCGATATCGCTCGTCCGACCGTCGATGCTGGGCTTCGCCAGCCGGCTCGTTGTCGAAAGCGGCCGCGCGGTGTTTTCAGGCGCAAACGGCAATGAGGAGGTCGTCCGTAGCCGGCGCAGCTTGCTGACTTCACAAGCCCTGGCGCAGCGTTATCTCGCGCTCGACCGCGAACGTCTCGAGCGCCGCGCTGCGCGCCTCGCTGGCGAGTGGGCCATATTGCGCGTCGGCGGCCCGACACGCTGGGAAGCGCAGCATCGCGCCGACGGTGCGCGCGCCGCGCTCGCGGCACTCGCCGCCGCCGATGCATCCGGCGTCGTGGCAGGCGGCGGACAGGCGTTGTGCGCAGTCGGCGCATCTCTCGAAGCAATGCGTGGACAGCACGTGTCCGACGCTCGCCGCGCCGCGCTCGATTGCATCGCGGTGGGCTGCCGGGCCGTTGCGCTTCATATCGACAGAAACGCGGGGGCGACAGGCCATGACCGGTACCGGCCTGTCGACCCGCTTTCGACCACTCTTGCCATCCTGCAGCATGCGGTATCCGTCGCTGCGACCATGTTGACCGTCGAGGTTCTGATATGTTGA
- the pxpA gene encoding 5-oxoprolinase subunit PxpA: MKKLSINCDMGEAFGIYHLGDDAAVMPYVTHANIACGFHASDPNVMWRTVRSAKEHGIKVGSHPGLPDREGFGRREMKLSRQETAALVLYQTGALRAFLDAENMSMSHIKPHGALMGMAMKYEAVAEGVADAAEALGLPVIGCTDSEMTRVFDKRGIEYACEFYADLDYDDEGRQIITMIHEAVAPEDAVTRVLRALREKTALSVNGNSVPIAIDSICVHSDTPGALPLAKAVYEAVADQL, translated from the coding sequence ATGAAGAAGCTGTCCATCAACTGCGACATGGGAGAAGCGTTCGGCATCTATCATCTGGGCGACGATGCCGCTGTCATGCCTTACGTCACGCATGCCAACATCGCGTGCGGCTTCCATGCGTCGGACCCCAACGTCATGTGGCGCACGGTGCGATCGGCGAAGGAACACGGCATCAAGGTCGGTTCGCATCCGGGCTTGCCGGATCGTGAAGGTTTCGGCCGCCGTGAAATGAAGCTCTCGCGTCAGGAGACCGCTGCGCTCGTGCTGTACCAGACTGGCGCGTTGCGCGCGTTCCTCGATGCCGAAAACATGTCGATGTCGCATATCAAGCCGCACGGTGCGCTCATGGGCATGGCGATGAAATACGAAGCGGTCGCGGAAGGCGTCGCCGATGCCGCCGAAGCACTCGGGTTGCCCGTCATCGGCTGCACGGACAGCGAGATGACGCGTGTATTCGACAAGCGCGGCATCGAGTACGCGTGCGAGTTCTACGCCGACCTCGATTACGACGACGAAGGCCGTCAGATCATCACGATGATCCACGAGGCCGTTGCACCGGAAGATGCCGTCACACGCGTGCTCCGCGCATTGCGCGAAAAGACTGCGCTTTCCGTCAATGGCAACTCCGTACCCATCGCCATCGACTCGATCTGCGTACACAGCGATACGCCCGGCGCGCTGCCGCTCGCGAAAGCGGTGTACGAAGCCGTCGCCGATCAACTTTGA
- a CDS encoding phosphotransferase yields the protein MGDVETKAIGHAGLSNGILSEAAEEIALADAEALALSCFGIEGCASRLTSERDQNFRIVAKDGSEYALRVSNHAEDPAMNDLQISALLHIENVDPGIPVPRVLRALDGKPHLRLPFEQGRMRAVRLLSYLPGLPLNTVTRTRAHRAELGRHLARLGLALRDFTHPAAGHELAWDIQHASSIRPLIAHIPDAARRDLAEHFLASFETHAKPLLPSLRTQVIHNDLNFYNVLVDPVDQNRLVGILDFGDMVFSPLAVDVAVGASYHMNTTDDPWQAVSEFVAAYHAVSPLAREEIDLLYDLIATRFVVTVSITGWRAERYPQNSAYILKNNATAWQGLAHLFTLPREAAQVRLRHACNME from the coding sequence ATGGGCGATGTGGAAACCAAGGCGATCGGCCACGCTGGTCTGAGCAACGGCATCCTGAGCGAAGCCGCGGAAGAAATTGCGCTCGCCGATGCCGAAGCGCTCGCGCTTTCCTGTTTCGGGATCGAAGGATGCGCGTCGCGACTGACGAGCGAACGCGACCAGAACTTCAGGATCGTCGCGAAAGACGGCAGCGAGTACGCGCTGCGCGTCAGCAATCATGCGGAGGACCCCGCGATGAACGATCTGCAGATTTCCGCGCTGCTGCATATCGAAAACGTCGATCCGGGCATTCCCGTGCCGCGCGTGCTGCGCGCGCTCGACGGCAAGCCGCATCTGCGACTGCCTTTCGAGCAGGGCCGGATGCGGGCAGTGCGTCTGCTGTCGTATCTGCCGGGTCTGCCGCTCAACACGGTGACGCGCACGCGCGCGCATCGCGCGGAGCTCGGGCGGCACCTCGCACGACTAGGACTTGCGTTGCGGGACTTTACGCACCCCGCCGCCGGACACGAACTCGCGTGGGACATTCAGCACGCGAGCAGCATCCGGCCGTTGATCGCGCATATTCCGGATGCGGCGCGGCGCGATCTGGCGGAACATTTTCTGGCGTCGTTCGAAACGCACGCGAAGCCGCTACTGCCGTCCCTGCGCACGCAGGTGATCCATAACGATCTGAACTTCTATAACGTGCTCGTCGATCCCGTCGACCAGAACCGTCTCGTCGGCATTCTCGATTTCGGCGACATGGTGTTCAGCCCGCTCGCCGTCGATGTCGCGGTTGGTGCGTCGTATCACATGAACACGACGGACGATCCCTGGCAGGCTGTCTCGGAATTCGTCGCCGCATATCACGCCGTATCGCCGCTCGCGCGTGAGGAGATCGATCTGCTGTATGACTTGATTGCCACACGCTTCGTCGTCACCGTGTCGATCACTGGATGGCGAGCCGAGCGTTATCCACAGAACAGCGCCTATATCCTCAAGAACAACGCCACAGCCTGGCAAGGTCTGGCTCACCTTTTCACCCTTCCACGCGAGGCCGCGCAAGTGCGGTTGCGTCACGCGTGCAACATGGAGTAA
- a CDS encoding aspartate aminotransferase family protein, whose product MVKPLMVNAFDPASADNLDADLRALLVRRQKVLGPSYKLFYEEPVHLVRAQGVHMFDAQGNRYLDVYNNVPSVGHCHPHVVEAISKQVATLNTHTRYLHELILTYAEKLISTFPPALSNVMFTCTGSETSDLALRVARNFTGGTGIIVTETAYHGITSAVSEISPSLGEHVPLGQHVRTVPAPDPLRGDAADVGATFAKHVQSAIDDLKRHGIKVAALIVDTIFSSDGVYADPAGFLAPAVDVVRRAGGVFIADEVQPGFGRTGDAMWGFQRHGVVPDLVIMGKPMGNGLPIAGLVAKPEVLKDFALRARYFNTFGGNPVSCAAGLAVLEVLEREQLQQNAKTVGRYMMQGLDELAKRYRQIGQVRGAGFFIGVDLVKDRETHEPDPAFAIRLVNGLKKRFILIGASGPEGHVLKIRPPLPFSRENADEFLNAVDDTLREAHANC is encoded by the coding sequence ATGGTCAAGCCTTTGATGGTCAACGCGTTCGATCCAGCGTCAGCGGACAACCTCGATGCGGATTTGCGCGCGTTGCTCGTCCGGCGTCAAAAGGTGCTTGGGCCTTCGTACAAGCTGTTTTATGAAGAACCGGTGCACCTGGTGCGCGCGCAGGGCGTTCATATGTTCGATGCGCAGGGCAACCGCTATCTCGATGTCTACAACAATGTGCCGTCTGTCGGGCATTGCCATCCGCATGTCGTGGAAGCCATCTCGAAACAGGTCGCAACGCTCAATACGCACACCCGCTATCTGCACGAGTTGATTCTCACCTATGCGGAGAAGTTGATCTCGACCTTCCCGCCGGCGTTGTCGAACGTGATGTTTACGTGCACCGGCAGCGAGACATCGGACCTTGCGCTGCGTGTCGCGCGCAATTTCACGGGCGGCACGGGCATCATCGTGACCGAGACGGCATATCACGGCATCACGAGCGCGGTGTCGGAGATTTCGCCGTCGCTCGGCGAGCACGTGCCGCTCGGCCAGCATGTGCGCACCGTGCCCGCGCCCGATCCGCTGCGCGGCGATGCTGCGGACGTCGGCGCCACGTTCGCGAAGCATGTGCAGAGCGCCATCGACGATCTGAAACGGCACGGCATCAAGGTCGCCGCGCTCATCGTCGATACGATTTTTTCGAGCGATGGCGTCTACGCGGATCCCGCGGGCTTTCTCGCTCCTGCCGTCGATGTGGTGCGACGTGCGGGCGGCGTGTTCATCGCTGATGAAGTGCAGCCGGGCTTCGGTCGCACGGGAGATGCGATGTGGGGTTTCCAGCGTCACGGCGTCGTGCCCGATCTCGTCATCATGGGCAAGCCGATGGGCAATGGCCTGCCGATCGCCGGACTCGTCGCAAAGCCAGAAGTGCTCAAGGACTTCGCGTTGCGCGCACGTTACTTCAATACGTTCGGTGGCAATCCGGTCAGTTGCGCAGCGGGGCTGGCGGTACTCGAGGTGCTCGAACGCGAGCAACTGCAACAGAACGCGAAAACGGTCGGCAGGTACATGATGCAAGGGCTGGACGAACTGGCGAAGCGGTATCGGCAAATCGGCCAGGTGCGAGGCGCGGGATTTTTTATCGGCGTCGATCTGGTGAAGGATCGCGAGACGCACGAACCCGATCCGGCATTCGCCATTCGACTCGTCAACGGATTGAAGAAGCGCTTCATTCTGATCGGCGCGTCCGGTCCCGAAGGGCACGTGCTCAAGATTCGGCCGCCTCTGCCCTTCTCGCGCGAAAACGCCGATGAATTTCTCAATGCCGTCGACGACACACTTCGCGAGGCCCACGCAAATTGCTAA
- a CDS encoding GntR family transcriptional regulator → MLHDKLEHQNLNDRTYALLKGGLISGSFHPGQVFIIRSLAERYGISTTPVREALQRLVAERLLVMLPNRSIVVPTLSPAAFGELYRIRYELEGLAAQLATRHFKASDITRIKKTLALMDGAIERGDRTAYRELNEKFHFSIYEKAHSPRLLEMIQGLWGQVGPVFYGLLEDPDYGGEHANVHHRDLVEAIESGDADVVRQKLVDDLTAAENALMPRLQTLVAEGVEARLPLQTEDDLGAAGRRLSTASARQGARKTTRA, encoded by the coding sequence ATGTTGCACGACAAGCTGGAACACCAGAACCTGAATGACCGGACTTACGCGCTTCTGAAGGGCGGGTTGATATCAGGCAGTTTCCATCCTGGACAAGTATTCATCATTCGTTCGCTGGCCGAGCGCTATGGCATTTCGACTACGCCTGTGCGCGAGGCGCTGCAAAGGCTCGTCGCAGAGCGCCTGCTTGTGATGCTACCCAACCGGTCCATCGTCGTGCCCACCTTGTCGCCGGCGGCGTTCGGCGAGCTCTATCGCATTCGCTACGAACTCGAAGGTCTTGCGGCGCAGCTTGCCACGCGTCATTTCAAGGCGTCCGACATCACGCGCATCAAGAAGACGCTGGCTTTAATGGATGGCGCAATCGAACGCGGCGATCGGACGGCGTATCGAGAACTCAACGAGAAGTTTCATTTCTCCATCTACGAGAAGGCGCATTCGCCGCGCCTGCTGGAAATGATTCAAGGCCTCTGGGGACAGGTCGGTCCCGTGTTTTATGGCCTGCTCGAAGATCCCGATTACGGTGGCGAGCACGCTAATGTTCACCATCGCGATCTGGTGGAGGCGATTGAATCGGGCGATGCGGATGTCGTGCGACAAAAGCTCGTGGATGATCTGACCGCCGCCGAGAACGCGTTGATGCCGCGGCTTCAGACGCTCGTCGCCGAAGGCGTAGAAGCGCGCTTGCCGTTACAGACCGAAGATGATCTGGGCGCGGCCGGGCGTCGGCTGTCCACCGCATCGGCACGGCAAGGTGCGCGCAAAACAACGCGCGCCTGA
- a CDS encoding YciI family protein produces MTKYLISFPAKAMEVPAEDFAAVGEAAHEVIREAKAAGVYVFGGGINEDVAPLMVASDGAVTNETYPQTKEFNGGFCVLQLPSREAAILWAAKIAKACRCAQELREFGYDPES; encoded by the coding sequence ATGACGAAATACCTTATCTCCTTTCCGGCAAAGGCGATGGAAGTCCCCGCCGAGGACTTTGCCGCCGTAGGCGAAGCTGCGCACGAGGTCATCCGCGAAGCGAAGGCTGCAGGTGTGTACGTGTTCGGTGGCGGTATCAACGAGGATGTCGCGCCACTCATGGTTGCCTCAGACGGCGCGGTCACAAACGAAACCTATCCCCAGACAAAGGAGTTCAACGGCGGCTTCTGTGTCCTGCAGCTCCCGTCGCGCGAAGCTGCCATCCTGTGGGCTGCGAAGATCGCCAAAGCCTGCCGCTGCGCGCAGGAACTCCGCGAGTTTGGGTATGACCCCGAGAGCTGA
- a CDS encoding catalase family peroxidase: MMSSPHAQSSSAGGSEPATPARIVDALKTVAGNPPKARASFAKGQCVRGTYTPADTAAEITRSASFTKPQPVRGRLSMGGGNPHVPDTNKLVLRGFAMAIGEGAQQTDLLVESAPVHFARTLDQMLGFLQARAPGDDGKPDAAKVKTFSDANPETLNQAHFVAAHPLPASFAGTIYWGVHAFPATNAKGETRPIKFKIVPVVGEITLSDEAAKELSADFLFDDLRERIAQDGMHFDVLAILGSPGDPTQDVTQRWPDEDSRDTVKLGTIAINAIDNNEACDATIFNPATIADGIGQPGDEIFAARSAAYAISLRKRR, encoded by the coding sequence ATGATGTCAAGCCCACATGCGCAATCCTCGTCAGCCGGCGGAAGCGAACCTGCTACGCCAGCCAGGATTGTCGATGCGCTTAAGACCGTGGCGGGCAATCCGCCAAAGGCCCGCGCCAGCTTCGCCAAGGGCCAATGCGTGCGCGGCACATACACACCGGCGGACACCGCAGCCGAAATAACGCGGTCAGCAAGCTTCACGAAGCCTCAGCCGGTGCGTGGACGGCTTTCGATGGGCGGGGGCAACCCACACGTTCCCGATACTAACAAGCTGGTGCTGCGCGGTTTCGCCATGGCCATCGGCGAAGGCGCCCAGCAAACGGATCTGCTCGTCGAGAGCGCCCCAGTGCATTTCGCCCGGACGCTCGACCAGATGCTGGGCTTTCTGCAGGCGCGTGCACCCGGCGACGACGGAAAGCCCGATGCGGCAAAGGTCAAGACGTTCTCCGATGCCAATCCGGAAACATTGAATCAGGCACATTTCGTTGCCGCGCATCCTCTCCCCGCCAGTTTTGCGGGGACCATCTACTGGGGTGTTCACGCCTTCCCGGCTACCAACGCAAAAGGGGAAACCCGGCCAATCAAGTTCAAGATCGTGCCCGTAGTGGGAGAGATCACATTGAGCGACGAAGCCGCGAAGGAGCTCTCCGCTGATTTCCTGTTTGACGATCTCCGGGAGCGGATCGCGCAAGACGGCATGCATTTTGACGTGCTGGCTATTCTCGGCAGCCCCGGAGACCCCACGCAGGACGTCACGCAGCGTTGGCCTGATGAGGACTCGCGCGACACGGTCAAGCTTGGCACCATCGCAATCAACGCGATCGACAATAACGAGGCGTGTGATGCGACGATTTTCAATCCCGCAACGATCGCCGATGGCATCGGCCAACCGGGAGACGAAATCTTTGCGGCGCGTTCGGCCGCCTATGCGATCTCGCTCCGCAAGCGTCGATAG